The sequence ACTTTCTCCTATCACAGTTAGATGCCCCATTTTTCTTCCTGTCTTCGCTTCTTTTTTTCCATATAAATGCAGATGGTAGTCTGATAGTTTATCTAGATTTTCTAGCACTTTATGCATGTGTTCTCCTAGGATGTTTACCATTATTGATGGTTTTAGTAGTTGTGTGCTACCTAGGGGTAGGTTGCAGATTGCTCGGATGTGTTGCTCAAATTGATCTGTTTCGCATGCTTCTATGGTGTAATGTCCTGAGTTATGGGGTCTTGGGGCTAGTTCGTTTACGTAGATTTCCCCTGTTTCTGTTACGAACATTTCTACAGCTAGGGTTCCCACTAGGTTTAGGCCGCGGGCTAATTCTATAGCTATTTTTTGTGCTTCTATTATAACTTCTTCATCCACCCTTGCTGGTACTATTGTTGCATGGAGGATTTGGTTTATGTGGATGTTTTCTCCCACTGGAAAAGTGGTAACTTCTCCCACTTGGTTTCTCGTTACTATTACTGATACTTCTAGTTCAAAGGGTATCCATTGTTCTAGTACAAGTTGACCTTTTCCTTTTAAGGATTCATAGGCTATTTCTATGTCCTCAGGGGATTTTATCAGGTATTGACCTTTACCGTCATAGCCACCTCTACAAGTCTTAAGTACTGATGGTATGCCTATATTTTTTACTCCTTTTAGTAAGTCATGAACAGTATCGATAAGCATATATGGAGCTACTTTTGTGCCCAAATTTTCAATGGCTTTTTTTTCTGTGCCTCTGTGTTGTGTTGTAAGTAATAAGTCGCTTCCTTGGGGTAAGTTAGCATTTTCTTCTATCCATTTAGCCGTTTCTGCACTGATGTTTTCGAATTCATATGTTAGAACATCACTTAACTTAGCCAGTTCTCTGGCTCCTTCTATGTCATTGTATGTTGCTATCACTTCATGGTCAGCAATCTGGCCACAGGGTGAATTCTTACTTGGTTCCATCACTGCTATGTTGTAGCCCATGTACCGGGCTGAAAGTGCCATCATTCTTCCCAGTTGGCCTCCTCCCAGTATTCCGATTGTGCTGCCTGGCGGGATTATTCTTGACATAACTGGTCACTCATTTCTAGTACTTGTTGATGGGTTGCTTTCCTTTTTGCTTCTAGGGCTAGGATAATTTCTTCGAATTGGGTGCTAAGGATTTGTGCTGCAAGGAGACCTGCGTTTGTAGCACCTGCTTTACCTATGGCAACTGTGGCAACTGGTACACCACCGGGCATTTGTACTATGGATAGGAGGGAGTCTAGGCCGTTTAGGGCTTTAGACTGAACTGGCACGCCTATTACTGGCAGGGTTGTCTTGGATGCCACCATACCAGGTAGGTGGGCTGCGCCTCCGGCACCAGCGATGATTATTTTGATTCCTCGCCTGCGGGCTGTTTCTGCGTATTGGAACATAAGATCAGGTGTGCGGTGAGCTGATACTACTTTTTTTTCATAGGGAATGTGTAGCTCCTCAAGGATGTCACATGCATGCTGCATTGTATCCCAGTCAGAAATACTTCCCATGATAACTCCTACTTGTGGATTCATTTGTTTGCCTCCTTTTTTCAGTTGGACAGTTGGTTAAGAAAAATCTTTTACGTGATTAAATTCCACAACACATCACGGAATAAAATCTGTTTTTTTTATTTGGCTAAAAGCAAACTGCGAACTGCTAACTGTGATTTTTTTGAACATGCTCTTGATACCATGCATGAGAATTCCACGGTTAAAGACATAAACTAATTAATTCAAAATTAATAATTCAAAACCCTTTACTATTTTTTCAATATAAGGACCTCAAAGCTATATTCTTTAAATCTATAAAAAAAGACCCACTTACCACCTTAACAATCCGTGGCAATCAGTGTTAATCCGTGGCAAAGCCCTTTGCACTTGCCTTTTAATCATATAGATCATGTAGATCTGTGGCTAAGGTCTGGGTCTTGAGTTTTTGCTTCGAGGTCTACCAAGGCTGAAGCCTTGCCTACAATTGTTAAGGGTGTGGGTCAGTAATTCAAACCATTCTACCTTCAATCAGTCTAAATCAGTGCTGATCTGTGGCTAAGCCCTTTGCATTTGCCTTTTGATCATATAGATCATGTAGATCTGTGGCTAAGGTTTGGGTCTTATGGTTTTGCTTCGAGGTCTACCAAGGCTGAAGCCTTGGCTACAATTGTTGAGGGTGTGGGTCAGTAATTCAAACCGTTCAACCTTCAATCAGTCTAAATCAGTGCTGATCTGTGGCTAAGCCCTTTGCACTTGCCTTTTGATCATATAGATCATGTAGATCTGTGGCTGCGGTTTGGTTCTTGAGGTTTTGCTTTGAGGTCTACTCTACACTATCAAAACAAACAAAGCGTACGAGACTAAAAAGATAAGTATAAATACCATAACACTATAAACCAATGCAGCTTATTTGATTTCAAATCCGTGTATATCAGTGTAAATCCGTGGCTAAGCCCTTTGCATTGCCTTTTAATCATATAGATCATGTAGATCTGTGGCTAAGGTCTGGGTTTGAGGTTTTGCTCCAGGGTCTACCAAGTCTAAAGCCTTGGCTACAATTGTTGAGGGTGTGGGTCATTATTTCAATCCTTTCAACCTTCAATCAGTGTAAATCAGTGTTGATCCGTGGCTAAGCCCTTTGCATTGCCTTTTGGTCATGTAGATCATGTAGATCTGTGGCTAAGGGTTTTATTTATTTGCGCCCTTTATCAGGCTGATCAAAAACAAAAAACTCCACGCCATGCTGTCCATTATAAGGAAAGCATTCACCTGGATTGGTTTTGGGTACGTGATATTAGTATCACGGCTTTCCTCATAGTCCAGTATTTTACGGTTACTGGGTAGAGACTTTTGGGCCATATTCCCAAGGTTATATGAGGGGGGATTATTTAGTTGTAAGGGTGAAAGTTGGAATGTTGGGAAGGGTTAGTTAGTTGTTATTGGGGCTAGAATTCAGGTTCTTTGAACCCATATGCCTAACTCCTAACTCCTATATTTAGCTTATTATGACTTCGGGTTTTTGTCAATGAAGAAAGACGAACATTGGAGTGTTTTGTTACCCATAATGTTCGTCTTTTAGTTTGCCTTCGAAGATTATTTGTTGTTTTGCTACTTCTATTTCGGTTTTTCCGTTTTTAATGACCTCTTGGAATATTGGTTCTTCTATTCTTCGGATTGGTGTGTATCCTTCTTTATCCATGCGGATAAGGCATTGTTCTATAGTTTCGTTGTCTGATACTTGGAATCTTTGTTTTTTGTCTTTTTTCAATGGTTTCGCCTCCTATTTTATTATGCCTATTTTGGGGTGAAAAATTATTTTGACTAAATTATTCTGTTGTAGAGCTCTAAGGTCAAAGGAGCCTAACGCAGATTTTTAAGTGCGATTTCGCGGACTTGTTCGTTCTGAGGGCTAGAGATAAGTTTTTAGATTATAAAGCACGGCTAGGTAGATCGGATTAGAAGGATTAGAGAGATTAGTCCTTTGGGTATTTAGCGTAAAGCGAACTGCGAACTGCG comes from Alkalicella caledoniensis and encodes:
- the purK gene encoding 5-(carboxyamino)imidazole ribonucleotide synthase, translating into MSRIIPPGSTIGILGGGQLGRMMALSARYMGYNIAVMEPSKNSPCGQIADHEVIATYNDIEGARELAKLSDVLTYEFENISAETAKWIEENANLPQGSDLLLTTQHRGTEKKAIENLGTKVAPYMLIDTVHDLLKGVKNIGIPSVLKTCRGGYDGKGQYLIKSPEDIEIAYESLKGKGQLVLEQWIPFELEVSVIVTRNQVGEVTTFPVGENIHINQILHATIVPARVDEEVIIEAQKIAIELARGLNLVGTLAVEMFVTETGEIYVNELAPRPHNSGHYTIEACETDQFEQHIRAICNLPLGSTQLLKPSIMVNILGEHMHKVLENLDKLSDYHLHLYGKKEAKTGRKMGHLTVIGESIEECMSKANELGIWPELK
- the purE gene encoding 5-(carboxyamino)imidazole ribonucleotide mutase — its product is MNPQVGVIMGSISDWDTMQHACDILEELHIPYEKKVVSAHRTPDLMFQYAETARRRGIKIIIAGAGGAAHLPGMVASKTTLPVIGVPVQSKALNGLDSLLSIVQMPGGVPVATVAIGKAGATNAGLLAAQILSTQFEEIILALEAKRKATHQQVLEMSDQLCQE
- a CDS encoding NETI motif-containing protein, which translates into the protein MKKDKKQRFQVSDNETIEQCLIRMDKEGYTPIRRIEEPIFQEVIKNGKTEIEVAKQQIIFEGKLKDEHYG